In Oxalobacteraceae bacterium OTU3CINTB1, the sequence GATACCCGCAAACACATCCTGACGGTGGTCAAACGGATGCGCTATATGCCGCACGTCGGCGCCCGCAGCCTGACCACCAGCTTCACCAACACCATCGGCGTGCTGCTGCCGGACCTGTACGGCGAGTTCTTCTCCGAGATCATTCGCGGCATCGACGTCGCCGCGCGCGCCCGTGGCCTGCACCTGATGGTATCGAGCCTGCACGGCGACGCCGACGAGGTGGCGCTCTCGATCCGCGCCATGCGCGGCCGCGTCGACGGTCTGCTGGTGATGTCGCCGCATGTGGACGCGGCGCTGCTGTCCGATAACCTGCCCGAAGACCTGCCGATCGTTTTGATGAGCACCGCCGCCGGCGGCACGCAATACGCTTCCATCTCGTTCGATAACTACAGCGGCGCCTACGCCATGGTGGCGCATCTGGTGGGGCAGGGCTACAGGCGCATCGCCTTCCTCGCCGGCCCGGCCGGTAACTTCGAGGCGCAGGAGCGCTTGCGCGGCTATCACGCGGCGTTGGCCACGCTCGAGCCGAACGCGGTGGCGCAGGTGTTCGAAGGCGACTTCTCCGAGGAGTCGGGGCAGCGGGTGGGCAAGGCGCTGGCCGTCGCAGCAAACCGCCCGGACGCGCTGTTCGCGGCCAACGACATGATGGCCATCGGCGCGTTGCTGGAGCTGCGCCAGCAAGGACTGGAGCTGCCGCGCGATATCGCGCTGGCCGGCTTCGATGATATTCGTATTGCGCGGTACGTCAGTCCGGCATTGACGACCGTTCGAGTCCCGATCGCCGATCTGGGCGTGCGGGCGTTGGAGCGCCTGCATGCGCAAATCGGTCAGTCCGGGAACACGCCGGTGAGCGCGCAGACACTGGCCGCCGAGCTGGTGGTGCGTGCTTCGACGGGAGGTAGTCAGCAAAGTTAGTAGTAGCTTCATGCCTTGGTAGTACACACAAAAAAAGTACACAAAAACAGGAGACAACCATGAACAACACCCAACGGCATAAGCCGTCCCTACGCCTGTCCGCAATGGCCGCAGCATTGGCCGCAGCACTATTGACAGCCATCCCCGCGCACGCGCAACTGAGTAGCGCGACCATTCAGGGCCAGGTCACCAGCGGCGCGGCGCCGTCGGCCGGCAACGCCGTTACCGCCACCAACCAGTCGAACGGCTACGTCTACAACACTGTCACGCGCGCCGACGGCAGCTACGTGCTGACCGGCGTCGCTCCGGGCACCTACCAGATCAAGGTCGGTGAACAGACGTCCGAACCGGTGACCGTTAGCGTCGGCCAGACCAGCCAGGTCAACCTGGCGCTGCAAAGCGGCGTGCAGCAAGTGGTGATCACCGGCTCCGCGTCGCGCCGCGATGTGGCAGGCTCCGAGGTCGGCACCTCCGTCTCGCGCGAACAGATCGAGAAGCTGCCGCAGGTGACGCGCAATTTCCTGTCCTTCGCCGATCTGGCGCCTGGCGTGCGCTTCAGTGTCGACAACAGCGGTAACGTCAAGCTGCAATCCGGGTCGCAGAACCAGGACAACGTCAACGTCTTCATCGATGGCGTCAGCCAGAAGAACAACATCCTGCGCGGCGGCGTCTCCGGCCTCGATACCAGCCGGGGCAATCCCTTCCCGCAATCGGCCATCGCCGAGTACAAGGTGATCGCGCAGAACTACAAGGCCGAATTCGACCAGGTGTCGAGCGCCGCGATCACGGCGATCACCAAATCCGGCGGCAACGAGCTGCATGGCGACGCGTTCTGGGACCACACCGGCACCAATCTCACGGCCAAGGATCCGTTCCAGAAGGAGTCGGAGCAGAAGGGTATCGGCCGGCCAAAATCTTCACAGGACCAGTACGGGATGACCTTGGGTGGTCCGATCAAGCAGGATGTGGCGCACTTCTTCATCGCCTACGAGGGCAAGAAGATCGACAGCCCGCGCCAGGTGATCGCCCAGCGCACCGACTTGCTGCCCAACGCGGGCATCGTGCCATCGCTGCTGTCGCAGCAGGGTTCCGCCGTATCCAAGTTCAAGGAGGATCTGTTCCTGGTGAAGGTGGACGCGCAGATCGCCAAAAACCAGCGTGTGGAAGCGACCGCGCGCATCCGGCGCGAAACCGACATGATTCCCGAGGACGTGAAGTTGAGCGTGCCGGAGAATTCCCTCAATCGCAGCAACGACGAAGACCGCCTGGACTTCAAGCATGAGTGGAGCAACGATAACTTCCTCAACGAGGCCCGCATCGGCTACGAGAAGTACAGCTGGAACCCACATTCGAACGCCAGCACGCCGTACATCAAATACCAGGTTTCGCCCAGCAATACGGATAACAACGTCGTCGATGTGATCATTGTCGGTGGCTCGCCGAACAACCAGTTCCGCGAGCAAAGCGGCCTGCTGTTCCAGGATGATCTGACCTACACCGGCAAGAGCGGACACACGATGAAGACTGGCTTGAAGGTCAAGCACATCACCTATGATTTGTCCGGCACAGCGCGTGCCGTCGAAGTGCGTACCGAACGAATCGACACGGTGACAGGTCTGGCTAGCCTGATCCGGTCGCAGGAGCCGATTCCTGCGAACGGCGTGGAGTTCTCCAACAACCAGTACGGTATTTACTTCCAGGACGACTGGCAGGCAACGGACAAGCTGCTGCTCAATCTCGGCATGCGCTACGACTACGAAGACAATATGCTCAACGACAGCTACGTGACGCCGGCCGACCGCGTGGCGATCTTCGGCCGGCAAGATCCCCGGGAGGGGGCGCCCGCCGGTCAAACTTATTCCCAGTCGCTCGCCAAGGGCGGCGTCAACATCGGCGACTACATCAGCACCGGCAACAGCCGCAAGGCTTTCAAGAAGGCCTTGGCGCCGCGTCTCGGACTCTCTTATGACATCAAGGGTGACCGCGCGTCCGTGCTGTTTGCAGGTTGGGGGCGGGCATACGACCGCACCATCGCCAATCACGCCCTGGACGAAGCGCAAAAGAACGCGCAGACGGGTGGCGAAATCTGGATGATCAAGAACGATCACAAAATGGCTTATACCGACCAATGGAGCTTCGGCCTGCGCCAGGCATTGGGGATTTGGAACGGCGAGGCGGGCTACACCAACTCGCGCAGTCGCAACCAGTTCAACTGGTTCGGCGGCAACCGCGATGTCAACGGTGGGTGGGGCAACGCCAGCCCGATCGATCCGCTGTTCGATTCCATTCCAGGCTATCAGACACTGGTGCTCGGCGACTTTGTCTCGCAGGCGAAAACCGAGTCGGCTTATCTGAAAATGGACAAGCCTTACACCAAGGCTTCCACTTGGAGCCTGGGCGCGACATACACCTATAGCAAGGGCGAGACCACCAACAAGGAATGGACCAACGAGATTTTCAACTGGACTTATGGACGTTATGCCTCGGCCTGGAATCCATCAAGAGATGTCGAGCGTCACCGTCTGGTTGTCGCCGGCGTTTCCGATGGCTGGCTGCCGTGGGGGCTGATGTTATCCGGTAAGGTGACCTTGGGTTCCGGCCTGCCTTACCGCATCACCGATTGCTCGACCGGCTTCAATCAATGCGTGTCCGTCAAAGGCGATGGCGACCGGTTCCGCCAAGTGGATGTCGGGCTGTCGAAGGAGGTGGGCTTCCGCTTCGGCCGCGTGTCGCTGCGGGCCGACGTGCTCAATCTGTTCAACAGCATCAACTACGGCGGTTATGACGGCTGGGGCGGCGGCCCGGGCAATCCACAGAACCGGGTCGGGGGTGATAACAGAAATCTCGGCGTGCCCAACTCCATGGGCGGCCAGATGCGCACCCTGAAGTTCAGCGCGCGCTACGCGTTCTGAGGAGGCCCGTGTTCATGACCGTATTTTTCAAGCCTCGCGCCCTGCACGCCGCCGCCAGCTTGGCGTTCGCAGCTTCCGCCTTGTTCGGCGGCGCCGGCGGCGCGCAGGCGCGCGATGCCGCGCTGCCGCCGATGTTCGACGACCTTCAGCGCCGCACCTTCGACTTTTTCTGGGAAACCGCCAACCCGGCCAACGGCCTGGTGCCGGACCGCTATCCGACGCCGTCGTTTTCCAGCGTGGCGGCGGTCGGCTTCGGTCTGACCGCGTATCCGATCGGCGTCGAACGCGGCTACGTCACGCGCCAGCAGGCGCGCGACCGCGTGCTGGCCACGTTGCGTTTCTTCCGCGACGCGCCGCAGGGCGACGCCAAGGGCACGTCCACTAGCGGCTACAAGGGCTTCTTCTATCACTTCCTCGACATGAAGACCGGACTGCGGCACGACAAGGTTGAACTGTCGACCGTCGACACCGCGCTGTTCCTGGCCGGCGCGCTGTTCTGCCAATCCTATTTCGACGGCGACGATCCGGCGGAGAAGGAGATCCGCAAGCTGGCCGCCGAGATCTACGAGCGGGTCGACTGGACCTGGGCGCAAGCGCGCAAGCCGTCGATCGCGCTGGGCTGGCATCCCGAATCCGGCTTCATTCCCTACGATTGGAAGGGCTACAACGAAGCCATGCTGGTCTACGTGCTGGCGCTCGGATCGCCCACCCATCCGGTGCAGCCGGACGCCTGGAAGGCCTGGACCAGCACCTACCCGAATAGCCTTGAAGGAAAGGGCGACGCGGAGCATCTCGCCTATCCGTCGTTGTTCATCCATCAGTACAGCCATGTATGGATCGACTTCCGGGGCATCCGTGACGAGTACATGGGCAAGCGCGGATACGACTATTTCGAGAACAGCCGCCGCGCCACCTATGCGCAGCAGGCTTACGCGATCGCCAATCCCCTGCGTTGCAAGGGTTATGGCGCCAACGTCTGGGGCATCACCGCCAGCGATGGCCCGGTGGACAAGACACTGGACTACGGCGCCATCAAGCTGCCATTCCGCACCTACACGGCGCGCGGCATCGGTGGCCTGAAACACTACGACGATTGCACCCTGGCGCCGACGGCCGCCGCGTCGTCGCTGCCGTTCGCGCCGGAGATCGTGGTGCCGGCGGTGCTGGAGATGAAAAAGCGCTACGGCGACTGGATCTATGGGCGCTACGGCTTCCTGGACGCCTTCAATCCAAGCTTTGACTACGATATCCCCGTCTCGCAAGGACGCACGCTCAAAGGCAAGGGTTGGGTCGACAACGACTATCTCGGCATCGACCAGGGGCCGATCCTCGCCATGACGGAAAACTACCGCAGCGATTTTGTGTGGCGCGTGATGCGGGGCCACCCGGTGATTCGGCGCGGACTGGAACGCGCCGGCTTTACAGGTGGCTGGCTGAAGCAGCCGGAGAAGGTTAGCCCGGCAACAGAGATGGCGCCCGCCCAATGATGCGAGGTTTGTCACTGCGCCAATGCTTTTCGCACGCGATACTGCTAATGCTGGCCTGCGCCTTGCTGGCATCGTGCGCGCCGCGCAAGGAGGAGGGCGTTGTGCTGAAGTTTTGGGCCATGGGGCGCGAGGGCGAAGTCGTCACCGCGCTGATGCCGGAGTTCGAACGCACCCACCCCGGCGTGCGGGTCGAAGTCCAGCAACTGCCGTGGACCGCCGCGCACGAAAAGCTGCTGACCGCTTTCGCCGGCGACGTCATGCCCGACATTTTCCAGCTCGGGAACACGTGGGTGCCGGAGTTCGCGGTGCTGGGCGCGTTGCTGCCGCTGGACGCGCAAGTCGCCGCCTCGAAGCTGGTGACCCGGTCCGACTATTTTCCCGGCATCTGGGATACCAATATCGTCGACGGCAAGCTGTGGGGCGCGCCGTGGTATATCGACACCCGCGTGCTGTTCTACCGGCGCGATATGCTGGCACGCGCCGGCTACGCCAAGCCGCCGCAAACCTGGACCGAATGGATGAAGGCGATGAACGCCATCAAGCGCCGGGTGGGACCGGACAATTACGCGATCCTGCTGCCGAGCGATGAATTCGAGCCGTTGCTGGCGCTGGCCTTGCAGAACGATGAGCCGTTGCTGCGTGACGGTGGCCGCTATGGCAACTTCCGCAGCGCCGGTTTTCGCAGAAGCTTGCAGCTATACGCCGACATGTACGCGCAGAAGCTGGCGCCGATGAACCGCATCACCAACGTCTATCACGAATTCGGCATGGGCTACGTGTCCTTCTACATTTCCGGTCCCTGGAATATGGGCGAATTCAAACGCCGTCTGCCGGCCGATCAGCAGCAGCACTGGATGACGGCGATCTTGCCCGGGCCTTCCGGTCCGGCGGCCTCCATCGCGGGCGGTGCCAGCCTGGCGCTGTCGGCATCGTCCAAACATCCGCGCGAAGCTTGGCAATTGATCGAGTACCTGTCCCGCACCGATACAGCTGCGCGCTTCCACGAGTTGACGGGCGACCTGCCGCCGCGCCGCAGCAACTGGAGCGCGCCGCGCCTTGCCAACGATGTCTATGCGCAGGCGTTCAGGCAGCAGTTCGAGCGTGTGAAGCCGGCGCCCAAGGTGCCCGAGTGGGAACGCATCGCCACCGAAATGCGGCTGGTCGCCGAGCGCGTGACGCACGGCGAGCTGACGGTCGACCAGGCGGTGGCTTCGCTGGACGCGAAGGCCGACCATATCCTGGAAAAGCGCCGCTGGATGCTGGCGCGGAAGGAGGCGCGATGAACCCGCGCCGCGCCGCCTGGTGCTTCGCCGGCCCCGCGTTGCTGGTCATCGGCGTGTTCTTCTTCCTGCCGGTGCTGGCAGCGTTGGTAATGAGCCTTACCGACTTCGATATCTACGCGCTGGCAAATCTGGACAACCTGCGCTTCGTCGGGCTGCGCAACTACGCCGAGCTGCTGCAAACGCCGCTGTTCTGGCAGGCGCTCGGCAATACGCTGTACTTCGTCGTGGTCGGCGTTCCGCTGTCGATCGCCGCCTCGCTGGGGGCGGCGTTGCTGCTGAATTCCCGTCTCACCTGGTTCAAGGGGCTGTTCCGCACCGCCTTTTTCGCGCCAGTGGTGACGTCGCTGGTGGCGGTGGCGGTGATCTGGCGCTACCTGCTGCATACGCGCTACGGCATGATCAACCACGGCCTGGATCAATTGGGCATATCGCCTGTGGATTGGCTGAACGATCCCGATTGGGCGATGCCGGCGATTATCCTGTTCGCGGTCTGGAAGAACTTCGGGTACAACATGATCATCTTCCTGGCGGGCCTGCAAAGCATTCCCGACGATCTGTACGAGGCGGCGGGTCTGGACGGCGCCGGCATATGGGGGCAGTTCCGCTTCATCACCTGGCCGATGCTCGGACCGACGATGCTGATGGTGAGTATCCTGAGCATGTCGGGCTACTTCCAGCTGTTCGCCGAGCCGTACGTGATGACGCAGGGCGGGCCGGTACAGAGTACCGTCAGCGTGCTGTATTTCATGTACGAGCAAGGTTTCAAATGGTGGAACCTGGGCGCGGCGTCGGCGGTGGCCTTCATTCTGTTCGTGATCATGTTCGGCGTCACCTTGCTGCAACTGCGCTTTGCCAAGGGAGCGGACGCATGACCGCCTTCTCCTGGAAACCGCGCGCGCTGGCGCTCAACGCCGTGATGCTGGCCGCCGGCGCGCTCACTTTGTTCCCGCTGCTATGGATGCTGTCGGTATCGCTGATGGAGCCCGGCGAGTCGAGCGCGTTTCCGCTGCCTCTGGTGCCGCGCGCCGCGACCTTGCACAACTACCGCGAGCTGTTCACGCATGCCGGCATCGGCCGGTATCTGCTCAATAGTTTGCTGCTGTCGTGTGCCGCCACGGCATTGTCGCTGCTGTTTAACGTCAGCGCGGGATACGCCTTCGCCAAGCTGCAGTTCCGTGGACGCGACCGGATTTTCAAGGTCATGCTGGGCGCGTTGGTGATACCTAGCCAGGTGGCGATGCTGCCGCTTTTCCTCCTGCTGAAGTATCTGGGGCTGGTCAACACCTATGGCGCGGTGCTGGTGCCGGCGATGGCGGGGATCTTCGGCATTTTCCTGGTGCGTCAATACGCGCTGACGATACCCGATGCGTTGCTGGAAGCGGCGCGCATGGACGGCGCCAGCGAGTTCCGGATCTTCCGCGTGATCGTACTGCCGCTGCTAACGCCGATCCTGGTCACGTTGGGCATCTTCACCTTCCTCGGGACGTGGAACGACTTTATGTGGCCGTTGATCGTGCTGACCGATAAAGATCTCTACACCTTGCCTGTGGCACTTGCATCGCTGTCGCGCGAGCACGTTCAGGATAACGAGTTGATGATGGCAGGTTCGGTGCTGACCATTGTGCCGGTGCTGCTGTTGTTCCTCGGTTTGCAGCGATACTACATCCAAGGCTTGCTGGTGGGGAGCGTAAAGGGA encodes:
- a CDS encoding LacI family transcriptional regulator, translating into MAITIKDVAQEAGVSVASVSRALNGHASITDDTRKHILTVVKRMRYMPHVGARSLTTSFTNTIGVLLPDLYGEFFSEIIRGIDVAARARGLHLMVSSLHGDADEVALSIRAMRGRVDGLLVMSPHVDAALLSDNLPEDLPIVLMSTAAGGTQYASISFDNYSGAYAMVAHLVGQGYRRIAFLAGPAGNFEAQERLRGYHAALATLEPNAVAQVFEGDFSEESGQRVGKALAVAANRPDALFAANDMMAIGALLELRQQGLELPRDIALAGFDDIRIARYVSPALTTVRVPIADLGVRALERLHAQIGQSGNTPVSAQTLAAELVVRASTGGSQQS
- a CDS encoding TonB-dependent receptor, encoding MNNTQRHKPSLRLSAMAAALAAALLTAIPAHAQLSSATIQGQVTSGAAPSAGNAVTATNQSNGYVYNTVTRADGSYVLTGVAPGTYQIKVGEQTSEPVTVSVGQTSQVNLALQSGVQQVVITGSASRRDVAGSEVGTSVSREQIEKLPQVTRNFLSFADLAPGVRFSVDNSGNVKLQSGSQNQDNVNVFIDGVSQKNNILRGGVSGLDTSRGNPFPQSAIAEYKVIAQNYKAEFDQVSSAAITAITKSGGNELHGDAFWDHTGTNLTAKDPFQKESEQKGIGRPKSSQDQYGMTLGGPIKQDVAHFFIAYEGKKIDSPRQVIAQRTDLLPNAGIVPSLLSQQGSAVSKFKEDLFLVKVDAQIAKNQRVEATARIRRETDMIPEDVKLSVPENSLNRSNDEDRLDFKHEWSNDNFLNEARIGYEKYSWNPHSNASTPYIKYQVSPSNTDNNVVDVIIVGGSPNNQFREQSGLLFQDDLTYTGKSGHTMKTGLKVKHITYDLSGTARAVEVRTERIDTVTGLASLIRSQEPIPANGVEFSNNQYGIYFQDDWQATDKLLLNLGMRYDYEDNMLNDSYVTPADRVAIFGRQDPREGAPAGQTYSQSLAKGGVNIGDYISTGNSRKAFKKALAPRLGLSYDIKGDRASVLFAGWGRAYDRTIANHALDEAQKNAQTGGEIWMIKNDHKMAYTDQWSFGLRQALGIWNGEAGYTNSRSRNQFNWFGGNRDVNGGWGNASPIDPLFDSIPGYQTLVLGDFVSQAKTESAYLKMDKPYTKASTWSLGATYTYSKGETTNKEWTNEIFNWTYGRYASAWNPSRDVERHRLVVAGVSDGWLPWGLMLSGKVTLGSGLPYRITDCSTGFNQCVSVKGDGDRFRQVDVGLSKEVGFRFGRVSLRADVLNLFNSINYGGYDGWGGGPGNPQNRVGGDNRNLGVPNSMGGQMRTLKFSARYAF
- a CDS encoding sugar ABC transporter permease; this encodes MNPRRAAWCFAGPALLVIGVFFFLPVLAALVMSLTDFDIYALANLDNLRFVGLRNYAELLQTPLFWQALGNTLYFVVVGVPLSIAASLGAALLLNSRLTWFKGLFRTAFFAPVVTSLVAVAVIWRYLLHTRYGMINHGLDQLGISPVDWLNDPDWAMPAIILFAVWKNFGYNMIIFLAGLQSIPDDLYEAAGLDGAGIWGQFRFITWPMLGPTMLMVSILSMSGYFQLFAEPYVMTQGGPVQSTVSVLYFMYEQGFKWWNLGAASAVAFILFVIMFGVTLLQLRFAKGADA
- a CDS encoding carbohydrate ABC transporter permease, translated to MTAFSWKPRALALNAVMLAAGALTLFPLLWMLSVSLMEPGESSAFPLPLVPRAATLHNYRELFTHAGIGRYLLNSLLLSCAATALSLLFNVSAGYAFAKLQFRGRDRIFKVMLGALVIPSQVAMLPLFLLLKYLGLVNTYGAVLVPAMAGIFGIFLVRQYALTIPDALLEAARMDGASEFRIFRVIVLPLLTPILVTLGIFTFLGTWNDFMWPLIVLTDKDLYTLPVALASLSREHVQDNELMMAGSVLTIVPVLLLFLGLQRYYIQGLLVGSVKG
- a CDS encoding sugar ABC transporter substrate-binding protein yields the protein MMRGLSLRQCFSHAILLMLACALLASCAPRKEEGVVLKFWAMGREGEVVTALMPEFERTHPGVRVEVQQLPWTAAHEKLLTAFAGDVMPDIFQLGNTWVPEFAVLGALLPLDAQVAASKLVTRSDYFPGIWDTNIVDGKLWGAPWYIDTRVLFYRRDMLARAGYAKPPQTWTEWMKAMNAIKRRVGPDNYAILLPSDEFEPLLALALQNDEPLLRDGGRYGNFRSAGFRRSLQLYADMYAQKLAPMNRITNVYHEFGMGYVSFYISGPWNMGEFKRRLPADQQQHWMTAILPGPSGPAASIAGGASLALSASSKHPREAWQLIEYLSRTDTAARFHELTGDLPPRRSNWSAPRLANDVYAQAFRQQFERVKPAPKVPEWERIATEMRLVAERVTHGELTVDQAVASLDAKADHILEKRRWMLARKEAR